The following coding sequences lie in one Arthrobacter sp. SLBN-122 genomic window:
- the tpiA gene encoding triose-phosphate isomerase: MTTSTNGAFDRKPFIAGNWKMNMDHVQGITLLQKLAWTLSDAKHDYSRVEVAVFPPFTDLRGVQTLVQGDDLQVAYGGQDLSQFDSGAYTGDISGQFLNKLGCKYVLVGHSERRTIHNESDEVLNAKVKAAFKHNLVPVLCVGEGLEIRQAGTHVDHTLQQLRAGVAGLTNEQAAELVVAYEPVWAIGTGEVAGPEDAQEMCAAIRAELESLFGAETAAKTRLLYGGSVKANNAAAILQERDVDGLLVGGASLDPAEFANIVRFESHLVTD; this comes from the coding sequence GTGACTACGTCAACGAACGGCGCTTTTGACCGCAAGCCCTTCATCGCGGGCAACTGGAAAATGAACATGGACCACGTGCAGGGCATCACCCTCCTGCAGAAGCTGGCCTGGACCCTCTCCGACGCCAAGCACGACTACAGCCGCGTCGAGGTGGCCGTCTTCCCGCCGTTCACGGACCTCCGCGGTGTCCAGACCCTGGTCCAGGGCGACGACCTGCAGGTCGCCTACGGTGGCCAGGACCTGTCGCAGTTCGATTCGGGGGCCTACACCGGTGACATCTCGGGACAGTTCCTGAACAAGCTTGGCTGCAAGTACGTCCTGGTGGGCCACAGCGAACGCCGGACCATCCACAACGAATCCGACGAGGTCCTCAACGCCAAGGTCAAAGCTGCCTTCAAGCACAACCTGGTTCCGGTGCTCTGCGTCGGCGAAGGCCTGGAGATCCGCCAGGCCGGAACGCACGTGGACCACACGCTGCAGCAGCTCCGCGCCGGCGTTGCCGGGCTCACCAACGAACAGGCCGCTGAACTGGTGGTTGCTTACGAACCCGTTTGGGCCATCGGCACCGGCGAAGTGGCTGGCCCGGAGGACGCCCAGGAAATGTGCGCCGCCATCCGCGCTGAGCTGGAGTCGTTGTTTGGAGCGGAAACGGCCGCTAAGACCCGCCTGCTTTACGGCGGCTCGGTGAAGGCGAACAACGCGGCCGCGATCCTTCAGGAACGCGACGTGGACGGCCTGCTGGTGGGTGGCGCAAGCCTGGACCCGGCCGAGTTTGCTAATATTGTCAGGTTCGAGAGCCACCTGGTCACGGACTAG
- the gap gene encoding type I glyceraldehyde-3-phosphate dehydrogenase — MTTRIGINGFGRIGRNYFRAALAQGADLEIVAVNDLTSPEALAHLFKYDSVGGRLKETIEVKDGNIVVNGNVVKVLAERDPANLPWGELGVDIVIESTGFFTKAADAQKHIQAGAKKVLISAPASDEDITIVMGVNHNLYDNAKHNIISNASCTTNCLGPLAKVVNDEFGIERGLMTTVHAYTADQNLQDGPHKDLRRARAAAINMVPTSTGAAKAIGLVLPELKGKLDGYAIRVPVPTGSATDLTVTVSRETTVEEVNAALKRAAESEELQGFLTYTDEPIVSSDIVGDPASSIFDSGLTKVIGNQVKVVSWYDNEWGYSNRLVDLTELVASKLG; from the coding sequence GTGACGACCCGTATTGGTATCAACGGCTTTGGCCGTATTGGCCGCAACTACTTCCGCGCAGCACTCGCTCAGGGCGCGGACCTCGAGATCGTTGCAGTCAACGACCTCACCAGCCCCGAAGCCCTGGCCCACCTCTTCAAGTACGACTCCGTCGGCGGCCGCCTGAAGGAAACCATCGAGGTCAAGGACGGCAACATCGTCGTCAACGGCAACGTTGTGAAGGTCCTCGCCGAGCGGGATCCCGCCAACCTCCCGTGGGGCGAGCTGGGCGTGGACATCGTCATCGAATCCACCGGTTTCTTCACCAAGGCAGCGGACGCGCAGAAGCACATCCAGGCCGGCGCCAAGAAGGTCCTGATCTCCGCTCCGGCCTCGGACGAGGACATCACCATCGTGATGGGTGTCAACCACAACCTCTATGACAACGCCAAGCACAACATCATTTCCAACGCATCCTGCACCACCAACTGCCTTGGCCCGCTGGCCAAGGTTGTCAACGACGAATTCGGCATCGAGCGCGGCCTGATGACCACCGTTCACGCCTACACCGCAGACCAGAACCTGCAGGACGGCCCGCACAAGGACCTGCGCCGCGCCCGCGCTGCCGCCATCAACATGGTCCCCACCTCCACCGGCGCCGCCAAGGCCATTGGCCTGGTCCTGCCGGAGCTCAAGGGCAAGCTGGATGGTTACGCCATCCGCGTCCCCGTGCCCACCGGCTCGGCCACCGACCTCACCGTTACGGTCTCCCGCGAAACCACCGTGGAGGAAGTCAACGCAGCCCTCAAGCGTGCGGCTGAATCCGAGGAACTGCAGGGCTTCCTGACCTACACGGACGAGCCCATCGTGTCCTCGGACATTGTCGGTGACCCCGCGTCCTCCATCTTCGACTCAGGCCTGACCAAGGTCATCGGCAACCAGGTCAAGGTTGTTTCCTGGTATGACAACGAATGGGGCTACTCCAACCGCCTCGTAGACCTCACGGAGCTTGTGGCATCCAAGCTGGGCTAG
- a CDS encoding phosphoglycerate kinase, with translation MTSHTLNELIAEGVRGRYILVRSDLNVPLDGSTVTDDGRIKASLPVLQKLTDAGARVLVTAHLGRPKGAPENKYSLRPAVDRLAELAGFKVTLAADTVGDAAKAAATSLQDGEALVLENVRFDARETSKDDAERGAFADELVALTGSNGAYVDDAFGAVHRKHASVYDVATRLPSYQGDLVHTEVEVLRKLTTDTQRPYVVVLGGSKVSDKLAVIDNLIGKADTILVGGGMLFTFLAAAGHKVGSSLLEEDQIPVVKDYLKRAADAGTEFVVPTDVVVAEKFAADAKHETVAADAIEGSSFGPQGIGLDIGPDTAAAFSERIKGARTVFWNGPMGVFEFEAFSAGTRAIAQALTETEGFTVVGGGDSAAAVRTLGFSDDQFGHISTGGGASLEYLEGKELPGLSVLDR, from the coding sequence ATGACATCTCACACCCTCAACGAACTGATCGCTGAAGGTGTCCGCGGGCGGTACATTCTGGTTCGAAGTGACCTGAATGTGCCGCTCGACGGCTCTACAGTCACTGATGATGGCCGTATCAAGGCCTCCCTGCCAGTGCTGCAAAAGCTCACGGACGCCGGTGCCCGCGTGCTGGTTACAGCCCACCTTGGACGCCCCAAGGGCGCCCCGGAAAACAAGTACTCCCTCCGTCCCGCAGTGGACCGCCTCGCCGAACTGGCGGGCTTCAAGGTCACCCTGGCTGCCGACACCGTCGGCGATGCCGCCAAGGCGGCCGCTACATCGCTGCAGGACGGCGAAGCCCTTGTCCTCGAGAACGTCCGCTTCGACGCCCGCGAGACCAGCAAGGACGACGCTGAGCGCGGAGCCTTCGCGGACGAACTCGTGGCATTGACCGGCAGCAACGGCGCCTACGTGGACGACGCCTTCGGTGCGGTCCACCGAAAGCACGCCAGTGTCTACGACGTCGCCACCCGGCTCCCGTCGTACCAGGGCGACCTGGTGCACACCGAAGTGGAAGTCCTCCGGAAGCTGACCACTGACACCCAACGTCCCTACGTGGTGGTGCTCGGCGGTTCCAAGGTCTCGGACAAGCTTGCGGTGATCGATAACCTGATCGGCAAAGCTGACACCATCCTGGTGGGCGGCGGCATGCTCTTCACGTTCCTGGCGGCAGCAGGCCACAAGGTTGGCTCGAGCCTCCTTGAGGAAGACCAGATCCCTGTCGTCAAGGACTACCTGAAGCGCGCAGCTGACGCCGGAACCGAATTCGTGGTTCCCACGGACGTCGTGGTGGCAGAGAAGTTCGCTGCCGACGCCAAGCACGAAACCGTGGCGGCCGACGCCATTGAAGGCAGCAGCTTCGGCCCCCAGGGCATCGGCCTGGACATTGGGCCCGATACCGCGGCTGCCTTTTCCGAACGGATCAAGGGCGCGCGGACGGTTTTCTGGAACGGACCCATGGGCGTCTTCGAGTTCGAGGCGTTCTCGGCAGGTACCCGTGCCATCGCGCAGGCCCTGACCGAAACTGAAGGATTCACCGTGGTGGGCGGCGGTGATTCTGCTGCCGCAGTGCGGACGCTGGGATTCAGTGATGACCAGTTCGGCCATATTTCCACCGGTGGCGGCGCCAGCCTTGAGTACCTTGAAGGCAAGGAACTGCCGGGCCTTAGTGTCCTGGACCGATAG
- a CDS encoding superoxide dismutase, producing the protein MTEYVLPELSYDYAALEPHISARIMELHHSKHHATYVAGANNALAQLAEAREKGDFANINRLSKDLAFHTGGHINHSVFWKNLSPDGGDKPEGELAAAIDDAFGSFDAFRAQFSAAALGLQGSGWGFLAYEPIGGNLVIEQLYDQQGNTALGTTPLLMLDMWEHAFYLDYVNVKADYVKAFWNIVNWADVAQRFEAARTNATGLITLP; encoded by the coding sequence GTGACCGAGTACGTTTTGCCGGAACTCAGCTACGACTACGCCGCCCTCGAACCGCACATCTCAGCGCGGATCATGGAACTGCACCACAGCAAGCACCACGCCACCTATGTGGCGGGCGCCAACAACGCGCTGGCCCAGCTGGCCGAGGCGCGCGAAAAGGGCGACTTCGCCAACATCAACCGGCTTTCCAAGGACCTCGCGTTCCACACCGGCGGCCACATCAACCACTCCGTGTTCTGGAAGAACCTTTCCCCGGACGGCGGCGACAAGCCCGAAGGTGAGCTCGCTGCCGCCATCGATGACGCCTTCGGCTCCTTCGATGCCTTCCGTGCACAGTTCTCCGCCGCTGCCCTGGGCCTCCAGGGATCGGGCTGGGGGTTCCTGGCCTACGAACCCATCGGCGGAAACCTCGTCATCGAGCAGCTGTACGACCAGCAGGGCAACACCGCCCTGGGCACCACCCCGCTGCTGATGCTGGACATGTGGGAGCACGCCTTCTACCTGGACTACGTCAACGTGAAGGCCGACTACGTCAAGGCATTCTGGAACATCGTCAACTGGGCAGATGTCGCCCAGCGCTTCGAGGCAGCACGCACCAACGCCACGGGACTCATCACCCTCCCGTAG
- a CDS encoding gluconeogenesis factor YvcK family protein produces the protein MALFTGALPLVPPAAGKGSGQQDKGPNVVALGGGHGLAASLSALRLLTSELTAVVTVADDGGSSGRLREEYGVLPPGDLRMALSALCDDTDWGRTWRDVMQHRFRAGKGPGGSLDEHAMGNLLIVTLWELLGDTVAGLKWAGALLGARGQVLPMSTVPLTIEGDVRVTAPDGGTALQTIHGQARCAVAGSLEEVRLLPKAAPACTDALTAIELADWVVLGPGSWYTSVLPHLLLPEMRQALCSTPAKRCLTMNLATDTKETTGMTAADHLHVLRRYAPEFSVDVVLADPSSVPDRQEFEKAAGMIGAEVVLGKVGASGRRPVHEPLRLATAYQDIFGNS, from the coding sequence ATGGCCCTGTTCACCGGAGCCCTGCCCCTGGTGCCGCCCGCCGCCGGCAAGGGCTCGGGCCAGCAGGACAAGGGCCCCAACGTGGTGGCTTTGGGCGGCGGCCACGGCCTGGCGGCCTCACTGTCCGCGCTGCGCCTGCTCACCTCCGAACTCACCGCGGTGGTCACGGTGGCGGACGACGGCGGCTCCTCCGGGCGTCTGCGCGAGGAGTACGGCGTCCTTCCGCCGGGAGACCTCCGCATGGCCCTGTCCGCGCTCTGCGACGACACCGACTGGGGCCGCACCTGGCGCGACGTCATGCAGCACCGGTTCCGCGCCGGGAAGGGGCCCGGCGGTTCGCTCGACGAGCACGCCATGGGGAACCTGCTGATCGTCACCCTGTGGGAGCTGCTGGGCGATACCGTTGCCGGGCTCAAATGGGCAGGCGCCCTGCTCGGCGCCCGCGGCCAGGTCCTGCCGATGTCCACCGTCCCGCTCACCATTGAAGGCGATGTGCGCGTGACCGCCCCGGACGGCGGAACGGCACTGCAGACCATCCACGGCCAGGCCCGGTGCGCGGTGGCCGGTTCGCTCGAGGAAGTCCGGCTCCTGCCCAAAGCGGCGCCGGCCTGCACGGACGCCCTGACCGCCATTGAGCTGGCGGACTGGGTGGTCCTGGGCCCGGGGTCCTGGTACACCTCAGTCCTGCCGCACCTGCTCCTGCCGGAGATGCGCCAGGCCCTCTGCAGCACGCCCGCCAAGCGCTGCCTGACCATGAACCTCGCCACGGACACCAAGGAAACCACGGGCATGACCGCGGCGGACCACCTCCACGTCCTTCGGCGCTACGCCCCCGAGTTCAGCGTGGACGTGGTCCTGGCGGACCCTTCGTCCGTACCGGACCGGCAGGAGTTCGAGAAGGCAGCCGGCATGATCGGGGCAGAGGTGGTCTTGGGTAAAGTAGGGGCGTCGGGACGCCGCCCTGTCCACGAGCCGCTGCGGCTGGCGACGGCGTACCAGGACATTTTTGGGAACAGTTAG
- a CDS encoding RNA polymerase-binding protein RbpA gives MVHPSSGFRGTRAGVTAGSGSSLQSTDSSSSRPLPRIRVSYWCAKGHETQPVFLKMPEDQIPTMWDCRRCGAPASRDGRAAAGDDPFDDGYKSHLEYVKERRSGQDAEAVLAGALEKLRARGVLPDQLLRDP, from the coding sequence ATGGTCCACCCATCGTCAGGGTTCCGGGGCACCCGTGCCGGCGTTACGGCAGGGTCCGGTTCGAGCCTGCAGTCCACCGACTCGTCGTCGTCGCGTCCGCTTCCGCGGATCCGCGTGTCCTACTGGTGCGCCAAGGGGCATGAGACGCAGCCCGTGTTCCTGAAGATGCCGGAGGACCAGATTCCCACGATGTGGGACTGCAGGCGCTGCGGCGCTCCTGCTTCCCGGGACGGCCGTGCCGCGGCAGGTGACGACCCCTTCGACGACGGCTACAAAAGCCACCTGGAATACGTTAAAGAACGGCGCTCCGGCCAGGACGCCGAAGCTGTCCTGGCCGGAGCGCTGGAAAAGTTACGCGCCCGCGGCGTCCTTCCGGACCAACTGCTGCGGGACCCGTGA
- the rapZ gene encoding RNase adapter RapZ → MADTTAGSGADQDGLEPVKPLEAELLVVTGMSGAGRSTAADALEDHGWYVVENLPPQMLGTLAELVSHAPQSIPRLAVVIDVRSKGLFADIRAALGALAASGVTFRVLFLDASDNVLVRRFEQGRRPHPLQGGGRILDGIAAERELLQELRDSSDVVLDTSNYNVHGLATAITELFSETGPVALRLNVMSFGFKYGLPVDANYVADVRFIPNPHWVPQLRPQTGLDKDVSDYVLEAEGVKNFVDRYVLALEPVLEGYRRENKHYATIAVGCTGGKHRSVAVAVELSKKLAQYPRVTVTTAHRDLGRE, encoded by the coding sequence ATGGCAGACACGACGGCGGGATCCGGAGCGGATCAGGACGGGCTGGAGCCCGTCAAACCGCTCGAAGCGGAGCTGCTGGTGGTCACCGGAATGTCCGGCGCCGGGCGGAGCACCGCCGCGGACGCCCTGGAAGACCACGGCTGGTATGTCGTGGAGAACCTCCCGCCCCAGATGCTGGGCACCCTGGCGGAGCTCGTCTCACACGCCCCGCAGTCGATTCCCCGGCTCGCAGTAGTGATCGATGTCCGCAGCAAGGGCCTCTTCGCGGACATCCGCGCGGCCCTGGGGGCTCTGGCCGCGAGCGGGGTCACCTTCCGCGTCCTGTTCCTTGACGCCAGCGACAACGTCCTGGTCCGGAGGTTCGAACAGGGGCGCCGGCCCCATCCGCTGCAGGGTGGTGGACGCATCCTGGACGGCATCGCTGCTGAACGCGAGCTGCTGCAGGAACTGCGCGACAGCTCCGACGTCGTCCTGGACACCTCCAACTACAACGTCCACGGCCTGGCCACCGCCATCACCGAACTGTTCAGCGAAACCGGTCCCGTGGCCCTGCGGCTGAACGTCATGAGCTTTGGCTTCAAATACGGCCTGCCGGTGGACGCGAACTACGTGGCCGACGTCAGGTTCATACCCAACCCGCACTGGGTGCCGCAGCTGCGTCCGCAGACCGGCCTGGACAAGGACGTCAGCGACTACGTGCTGGAGGCCGAGGGCGTCAAGAACTTCGTGGACCGCTACGTCCTGGCCCTGGAACCCGTCCTTGAGGGCTACCGCCGCGAGAACAAGCACTACGCCACCATTGCCGTCGGTTGTACCGGCGGCAAGCACCGCTCCGTGGCGGTCGCAGTGGAGCTTTCCAAGAAACTTGCGCAGTACCCGCGGGTCACGGTGACCACCGCGCACCGGGATCTGGGCCGCGAATAA
- the whiA gene encoding DNA-binding protein WhiA produces the protein MALTASVKEELSRLDIKKSSVRKAEVSAMLRFAGGLHIISGRIVIEAEVDLASTARRLRAAIAEVYGHQSEIIVVSAGGLRRASRYVVRVVRDGEALARQTGLLDGRGRPVRGLPSAVVNGSAADAEAVWRGAFLAHGSLTEPGRSSSLEVTCPGPESALALVGAARRLDIQAKAREVRGVDRVVIRDGDTIAALLTRMGAHDALMVWEERRMRKEVRATANRLANFDDANLRRSAQAAVAAGARVDRALEILGDDVPDHLKYAGELRVAHKQASLDELGRLADPVMTKDAIAGRIRRLLAMADKRALDLGIPGTDANVTPEMLDE, from the coding sequence ATGGCACTGACAGCATCAGTCAAGGAAGAACTGTCCCGTCTGGACATCAAGAAGTCATCAGTACGCAAGGCCGAAGTCTCCGCCATGCTCCGGTTCGCCGGGGGACTGCACATCATCTCCGGCCGGATCGTCATCGAGGCGGAAGTCGACCTCGCCTCGACGGCCCGCAGGCTCCGGGCCGCGATCGCCGAAGTCTACGGGCACCAGAGCGAGATCATCGTGGTGTCGGCCGGCGGACTCCGGCGCGCCAGCCGCTACGTGGTCCGCGTGGTACGCGACGGCGAGGCGCTTGCCCGCCAGACCGGTCTCCTGGACGGCCGGGGACGCCCCGTGCGCGGCCTGCCGTCCGCCGTCGTCAATGGCTCCGCGGCAGATGCCGAAGCCGTCTGGCGCGGAGCGTTCCTGGCCCACGGCTCACTCACGGAGCCGGGCCGGTCATCCTCGCTTGAGGTCACCTGCCCGGGGCCGGAATCCGCGCTGGCTCTGGTGGGCGCGGCCCGCCGGCTGGACATCCAGGCCAAGGCCCGGGAAGTCAGGGGAGTGGACCGCGTGGTCATCCGTGACGGCGACACCATTGCCGCCCTCCTCACCCGCATGGGAGCGCACGACGCGCTGATGGTGTGGGAGGAACGCCGCATGCGCAAGGAGGTCAGGGCCACCGCCAACCGGCTCGCCAACTTCGACGACGCCAACCTGCGCCGTTCCGCGCAGGCAGCCGTGGCCGCAGGGGCAAGGGTGGACCGGGCGCTGGAGATCCTGGGCGACGACGTTCCGGACCACCTCAAGTACGCGGGCGAACTGCGGGTGGCGCACAAACAGGCAAGCCTGGACGAGCTGGGCCGCCTTGCCGATCCCGTCATGACCAAGGATGCAATTGCCGGCAGGATCCGCCGCCTGCTGGCCATGGCGGACAAGCGCGCCCTTGACCTGGGCATTCCCGGAACGGACGCCAATGTGACGCCCGAAATGCTGGACGAGTAA
- the pgl gene encoding 6-phosphogluconolactonase, protein MSVDPRVSIHPDSSVLMAAIAARLITKLVDVQDKYGEATVVLTGGTVGIGTLKAVADSPAAPAVDWSKVNFWWGDERFVDSADPERNTGQAFDALLSHIPVDPERVHSPGAADEFDTPEEAAEDYARRLREAAAAEHAADMSDDRPEEPSALPRLDVVLLGVGPDAHIASLFPEQAGIREKDRTVVGVRNSPKPPPLRISLTLPAINTAAEVWMVVAGEDKAGAVGLALAGANPVQVPASGPRGTSRTLWLIDENAASRVPQQLVRKDAAGA, encoded by the coding sequence GTGAGCGTTGACCCACGAGTAAGCATCCATCCGGATTCGTCCGTCCTCATGGCCGCCATCGCGGCACGCCTGATCACCAAGCTCGTTGATGTCCAGGACAAGTACGGCGAAGCCACCGTGGTGCTCACCGGGGGAACCGTGGGGATTGGCACGCTGAAAGCTGTTGCGGATTCACCGGCAGCGCCGGCCGTGGATTGGTCCAAGGTCAACTTCTGGTGGGGTGACGAACGTTTCGTTGACTCCGCCGATCCTGAGCGGAATACCGGGCAGGCGTTCGACGCATTGCTGTCGCACATCCCCGTGGACCCGGAGCGGGTGCATTCCCCTGGTGCGGCAGACGAGTTCGACACTCCGGAAGAAGCAGCCGAGGACTACGCACGCCGGCTGCGGGAAGCTGCTGCAGCCGAGCACGCGGCTGACATGTCCGACGACCGGCCGGAGGAACCCTCCGCACTCCCCCGCCTGGACGTGGTGCTGCTCGGCGTAGGGCCCGACGCACACATTGCATCACTGTTCCCCGAACAGGCCGGCATCCGGGAAAAGGACCGCACGGTGGTGGGCGTCAGGAACTCCCCCAAGCCGCCGCCGCTGCGGATCTCCCTTACCCTGCCCGCCATTAATACGGCGGCGGAGGTATGGATGGTTGTTGCCGGGGAGGACAAGGCCGGAGCGGTGGGACTGGCCCTGGCCGGAGCCAACCCTGTCCAGGTACCGGCCTCCGGTCCCCGGGGAACCTCCCGTACCCTGTGGCTGATCGACGAGAACGCGGCCTCACGGGTCCCGCAGCAGTTGGTCCGGAAGGACGCCGCGGGCGCGTAA
- the uvrC gene encoding excinuclease ABC subunit UvrC, with the protein MANPASYRPKTGEIPTNPGVYRFRDPHGRVIYVGKAKSLRSRLNSYFANPAGLLPKTYAMVHAASSVEWTVVGSELESLQLEYTWIKEFKPRFNVVFRDDKTYPYLAVNMSEKYPRVQVMRGDKRKGTRYFGPYTAGAIRETMDTLLRVFPVRSCSAGVFKRAQASGRPCLLGYIDKCSAPCVGRISPEDHRALAEDFCAFMGGEAKRFINKLEKQMADAVAKLDYEHAARLRDDITALRKVFERNAVVLAEDTDADVFALHEDELEAAVQVFHVRGGRIRGQRGWVVEKVEDFTTPDLVEHLLQQVYGEDGDTHGRLPREVLVPVAPSNAEDLAKWLGGIRGAKVDIRVPQRGDKAALMSTVRENAEHALKLHKTRRAGDITVRSQALQELQEALHLPVPMLRIECFDVSHVQGTNVVASMVVVEDGLPKKSDYRKFSITGPAAADDTAAMHDVLTRRFRYYLQDKSAQVDESVLASDGQDSAREAAVDNPAVLDTTTPAPKAKFAYPPNLVVVDGGQPQVNAAARALRDLGIDDVYVVGLAKRLEEVWLPDSDFPVILPRTSQGLYLLQRIRDEAHRFAITFHRQKRGKAMTVSALDAVPGLGASKRKALLAHFGSVKGVKAATVEELAQAKGIGPALATAIVNHFASDGPGAVAVPAINMTTGEIIET; encoded by the coding sequence GTGGCAAATCCAGCAAGTTACCGGCCCAAAACCGGTGAAATCCCCACCAACCCGGGCGTATACCGGTTCCGTGATCCGCACGGCCGGGTGATCTATGTCGGCAAAGCGAAAAGCCTCCGGTCCCGGCTTAACTCCTACTTCGCCAACCCGGCCGGACTGCTGCCCAAGACCTACGCCATGGTCCACGCGGCCAGCAGCGTCGAGTGGACCGTGGTTGGCAGCGAGCTGGAATCGCTGCAGCTCGAATACACCTGGATCAAGGAATTCAAGCCGCGCTTTAATGTGGTGTTCCGGGATGACAAAACCTATCCCTACCTCGCCGTGAACATGAGCGAGAAGTACCCCCGGGTACAGGTCATGCGGGGAGACAAGCGCAAAGGGACCCGCTACTTCGGGCCGTACACCGCCGGGGCCATCCGCGAAACCATGGACACCCTGCTCCGCGTCTTCCCCGTCCGCAGTTGCAGCGCCGGCGTCTTCAAGCGCGCGCAGGCCAGCGGACGCCCCTGCCTGCTGGGATACATCGACAAGTGCTCCGCGCCGTGCGTGGGGCGGATCTCGCCGGAAGACCACCGGGCGCTGGCGGAGGACTTCTGCGCCTTTATGGGCGGAGAGGCGAAGCGGTTCATCAACAAGCTGGAGAAGCAGATGGCCGACGCCGTGGCGAAGCTCGACTACGAGCATGCTGCCCGGTTGCGGGACGACATCACCGCCCTGCGCAAGGTCTTCGAGCGGAACGCAGTGGTGCTGGCCGAGGACACCGACGCCGACGTTTTCGCCCTGCATGAAGACGAACTGGAGGCCGCAGTCCAGGTGTTCCATGTCCGCGGCGGCAGGATCCGCGGCCAGCGTGGCTGGGTGGTGGAAAAGGTGGAGGACTTCACCACTCCGGACCTCGTGGAGCACCTGCTGCAGCAGGTCTACGGCGAGGACGGCGACACCCACGGCCGGCTGCCCCGCGAAGTCCTGGTGCCGGTGGCGCCCAGCAACGCGGAGGACCTTGCCAAATGGCTGGGCGGCATCCGCGGTGCCAAGGTGGACATCCGGGTGCCGCAGCGCGGAGACAAGGCGGCGTTGATGTCCACCGTCCGGGAGAACGCCGAGCATGCGCTGAAACTCCATAAGACGCGGCGCGCCGGCGATATCACCGTCAGGTCCCAGGCCCTCCAGGAACTCCAGGAAGCGCTGCACCTGCCCGTGCCCATGCTCCGGATCGAATGCTTCGACGTCTCCCATGTCCAGGGCACCAACGTGGTGGCATCCATGGTGGTGGTGGAGGACGGGCTGCCCAAGAAGTCCGATTACCGCAAGTTCTCCATCACCGGTCCCGCCGCGGCCGATGACACGGCGGCCATGCATGACGTCCTGACGCGGCGCTTCCGTTATTACCTGCAGGACAAGTCTGCCCAGGTGGACGAATCCGTCCTGGCCTCCGACGGGCAGGACAGTGCCCGGGAAGCGGCAGTGGACAACCCTGCCGTGCTGGACACCACCACGCCTGCCCCCAAGGCAAAATTCGCCTACCCGCCCAACCTGGTGGTGGTGGACGGCGGGCAGCCGCAGGTGAACGCCGCGGCCCGTGCACTGCGGGACCTGGGCATCGACGACGTCTATGTCGTGGGCCTGGCTAAACGCCTGGAGGAAGTGTGGCTCCCGGACAGCGACTTCCCCGTCATCCTGCCCCGGACGTCCCAGGGGCTGTACCTGCTGCAGCGGATCCGCGACGAGGCGCACCGCTTCGCCATCACGTTCCACCGGCAAAAGCGGGGCAAGGCCATGACGGTGTCGGCACTCGACGCCGTTCCGGGCCTCGGTGCGTCCAAGCGCAAAGCCCTGCTGGCCCATTTTGGATCGGTCAAGGGCGTCAAGGCCGCCACCGTGGAAGAGCTCGCGCAGGCCAAGGGGATTGGTCCGGCACTGGCCACCGCCATCGTGAACCACTTCGCGTCCGACGGACCCGGGGCCGTTGCCGTGCCGGCGATCAACATGACCACCGGCGAAATCATCGAGACTTAG
- the secG gene encoding preprotein translocase subunit SecG, protein MDVLHVILQILLGITSLLLTLLILLHKGRGGGLSDMFGGGMSSGLSSSGVAERNLNRFTVILGVTWGVVIIALGLIMRFSGTGDS, encoded by the coding sequence GTGGACGTTCTTCATGTCATTCTGCAGATCCTCCTGGGGATCACCAGCCTCCTGCTGACGCTGCTGATCCTCCTGCACAAGGGACGCGGCGGCGGGTTGTCCGATATGTTCGGCGGCGGCATGAGCTCGGGCCTCAGCTCTTCAGGCGTGGCGGAACGGAACCTCAACCGCTTCACCGTCATCCTCGGCGTCACCTGGGGCGTGGTGATCATTGCCCTCGGCCTGATCATGCGGTTCAGCGGGACCGGGGATTCCTGA